One stretch of Siphonobacter curvatus DNA includes these proteins:
- the murA gene encoding UDP-N-acetylglucosamine 1-carboxyvinyltransferase, with the protein MASFKVTGGKKLQGEIIPQGAKNEALQIICAVLLTKEPVTIHNIPAIRDVIALIDLLGDMGVKLTHLSETSVRFQADDVNLSYLETESYKTKAASLRGSVMMLGPLLARFKKGRIPRPGGDKIGRRRLDTHFLGFERLGAKFDFDPEDGGFYKVDASNLKGTYMLLDEASVTGTANVLMAAVLAEGTTTIYNAACEPYLQQLCKMLVRMGANISGIGSNLLTIEGVSELNGTEHTMLPDMIEIGSFIGMAAMTQSELTIKNCSVPDLGVIPAVFQKLGIKLEIRGDDIFVPAQDHYEIETFIDGSMLTVADAPWPGFTPDLLSIVLVTAIQAKGTVLIHQKMFESRLFFVDKLIEMGAQIILCDPHRATVVGMNRHIQLRGIRMTSPDIRAGVSLLIAAMSANGVSIIDNIEQIDRGYQHIDTRLNAIGAEIIRL; encoded by the coding sequence ATGGCTTCATTTAAAGTAACAGGAGGAAAAAAACTGCAGGGCGAGATCATCCCGCAGGGTGCAAAAAACGAAGCACTTCAGATTATCTGTGCGGTACTCCTCACGAAAGAACCCGTCACGATTCACAATATCCCCGCCATTCGTGATGTCATCGCCCTGATTGACCTCCTGGGTGATATGGGTGTGAAGCTTACGCACCTGAGTGAAACGTCCGTACGCTTTCAGGCCGACGATGTTAATCTGTCGTACCTCGAAACGGAATCTTACAAAACCAAAGCAGCCTCGCTGCGGGGTTCCGTGATGATGCTCGGACCGCTGCTGGCTCGTTTCAAAAAAGGAAGAATTCCCCGGCCCGGTGGTGATAAGATCGGCCGCCGTCGCCTGGATACGCACTTCCTGGGTTTCGAACGCCTGGGTGCGAAATTCGACTTTGACCCCGAAGACGGCGGTTTCTATAAAGTGGATGCCTCCAACCTCAAGGGTACGTACATGCTGCTGGACGAAGCGTCTGTTACGGGTACGGCCAACGTTCTGATGGCTGCCGTACTGGCAGAAGGCACCACCACGATTTACAATGCCGCCTGTGAGCCGTATTTACAGCAGTTATGCAAAATGCTGGTACGCATGGGTGCGAACATCTCCGGCATCGGTTCTAACCTGTTAACCATCGAAGGTGTATCCGAACTGAATGGTACGGAACACACGATGTTACCAGACATGATTGAAATCGGCTCCTTTATTGGGATGGCTGCCATGACGCAGTCGGAGCTGACTATCAAGAATTGCTCCGTACCTGATCTGGGAGTTATTCCGGCCGTATTTCAGAAGCTGGGTATCAAACTGGAAATTCGCGGTGACGATATTTTCGTACCCGCTCAGGATCATTACGAGATTGAAACCTTCATCGATGGTTCCATGCTAACGGTAGCCGATGCCCCCTGGCCCGGCTTCACGCCCGACTTGCTGAGTATTGTGCTCGTAACGGCCATCCAAGCAAAAGGAACGGTACTCATTCACCAGAAAATGTTCGAGAGCCGCCTGTTCTTTGTGGACAAACTCATTGAAATGGGGGCTCAAATCATTCTCTGCGACCCCCACCGGGCTACGGTCGTGGGTATGAATCGGCATATTCAGTTACGCGGTATCCGTATGACTTCACCAGATATTCGGGCGGGTGTATCACTGCTCATTGCGGCGATGTCAGCCAACGGCGTTTCCATTATCGATAACATTGAGCAGATTGATCGTGGCTATCAGCACATTGATACGCGACTGAATGCCATCGGTGCAGAAATTATACGTCTGTAA
- a CDS encoding polysaccharide deacetylase family protein: MLYRSLLLAIGLIGLHQGTHAQTYAEKLGFPKDRKVIILHVDDAGMSYDSNEGTRKALTTGVANSTSVMMPCSWVPHFMNLARQNPTWDVGVHLTLTSEWAGYRWQPLVGKEKAPGLYDTQGCFYPSVEEVDRHAMADEVEAEIRAQIAQFRAFGLEPSHLDSHMGTLFQPKFVERYIKVGIEEKIPVMFPGGHNTLINANRSLDANLTKAIGQKLWAAKLPVLDDLFSDTYGWNLPAGQQPSDQNLRAFKTQKYVELLKSCRPGLTMIIMHCTDPTVVFNRISDSGPTRKGDLLAMLNPEFRRYIEDNQIILTTWREIKERRLQIKE; the protein is encoded by the coding sequence ATGCTGTATCGTTCACTTTTGCTTGCAATAGGTCTTATTGGCCTTCATCAAGGTACTCACGCCCAGACTTACGCTGAAAAACTCGGATTTCCCAAAGACCGAAAAGTCATCATTTTACACGTGGATGACGCCGGAATGAGTTACGACTCGAACGAAGGTACTCGTAAGGCCCTTACCACAGGTGTAGCCAATTCCACGAGTGTAATGATGCCTTGTAGCTGGGTACCGCATTTCATGAATCTGGCCCGTCAAAACCCTACCTGGGACGTAGGCGTACACCTGACGCTTACGTCCGAATGGGCGGGTTATCGCTGGCAACCGCTGGTAGGTAAAGAAAAGGCTCCGGGCCTGTACGACACCCAGGGATGTTTTTATCCGAGTGTGGAAGAAGTAGATCGCCACGCAATGGCCGACGAGGTAGAAGCCGAAATACGAGCCCAGATTGCCCAGTTCCGGGCTTTTGGTCTGGAGCCTTCGCACCTTGACTCACACATGGGTACGCTGTTTCAGCCCAAGTTTGTAGAACGTTACATCAAAGTGGGAATTGAGGAAAAAATTCCGGTCATGTTTCCTGGCGGCCACAACACGCTCATCAATGCTAATCGGAGTCTGGATGCTAACCTGACTAAAGCCATTGGACAAAAACTGTGGGCGGCTAAATTACCCGTCCTTGACGATTTGTTCAGCGATACGTATGGCTGGAATTTACCCGCTGGTCAGCAACCTTCTGATCAAAATCTGAGAGCTTTCAAAACGCAGAAATACGTGGAGCTGCTGAAGTCCTGCCGACCTGGCCTCACCATGATTATCATGCACTGTACCGATCCCACGGTTGTATTCAATCGGATCTCGGATTCGGGGCCTACGCGGAAAGGTGACTTACTGGCAATGCTAAACCCGGAATTCCGACGCTACATTGAGGACAACCAGATTATATTGACAACTTGGCGAGAGATTAAAGAACGTCGTTTACAAATCAAGGAATAA
- a CDS encoding DUF5689 domain-containing protein — MNKLLRFSLAVWLFCCFGQTYAQTAILSYDFSTTLPAPGTWTPVNLGTPGTNGCSGAGYSAQGWAVGDYIEIAASTAGYTGPFTISFRTRTSASGTGDSLAVQVSSGTNFVELGAYKLTESCTLISFTTPATETAFDNNANFKIRIIKKSGTSTTGNHRIDDFLFTGNSTAPTFQTSVSSIGSLTYQEGSTTSLSKSFDLDGRNLSPAAGNISLIAPENFEISLDSTTFSSTLSIPYTGSALVSRPIYVRLKLGLPVGVYPASGTSDLTLLGGTASAAVALSGYVSQIPTGNEPCLAPSAPISSVRAGTVGNAFTVSGRISGIYSGTNIYIQDATGGILIYDQAGIQPEELQIGDEVQVTGTLTLYNTEKELTTLTCFQKTTAANSPVTPLVIASGDLCNHQGELVTINEEVTITSPAGTTFAGANTNYTLSNGLIMRVLSATNLSGATRPTGAFKPTGVVTIFNNGCQILPRFTDDVPGSEPLQGGSCGTASAPTDEAKLEVTNWNVEWLGNTGYGPTNEALQLANVKTVLNGIGSDVFMLQEVCSYNASNPADPATSFGSIIQGLNQTYPSRQYAGECSSRYSYSEIANPDPAGQRVCIIYRTDQITKISSRPMLTQAPVSGYPTGNDSQFWASGRLPFLLTADVKLNGATEATRMHFISLHAKSGSDVPSYNRRVYDYKVLYDTLQSQFANERIIMAGDFNDDVDQSITGTSQISSVKAFLYANPNTTNISDTRPNANWSSVTQIFSNSGCSSTASYPDFIDHVFVSNEIILPVSSGRAMATSVSVAGVYSLRPSISGYRNNTSDHYPTFTQLSIVEEAPTPVTWLDFKGKMTELAQVELTWSTASEKNNAYFEIQRSTNAQDFESIGTVKGQGNVTQQTNYSFTDLTPAEGLNYYRLKQMDADGKYSFSRSIAIEMFGIIKVGPNPTTGLLKVDGKQVQSIQVRSLMGQLLKKSVVSEVELGDLPTGTYLLEIQTKGQSTLRKMIIKQ, encoded by the coding sequence ATGAACAAACTTCTACGCTTCTCTTTAGCAGTATGGCTCTTTTGTTGTTTCGGGCAAACCTACGCCCAAACGGCAATTTTGTCCTACGACTTTAGCACTACGCTTCCCGCACCAGGTACCTGGACGCCCGTGAATCTGGGTACGCCTGGCACCAATGGCTGTTCCGGGGCTGGCTACTCTGCCCAAGGTTGGGCAGTAGGGGACTACATTGAAATAGCCGCGAGTACGGCAGGTTACACGGGTCCGTTCACCATTAGCTTCAGAACCCGCACTTCGGCGTCGGGAACGGGAGACTCCTTAGCCGTACAAGTCAGCTCCGGTACGAATTTTGTGGAATTGGGGGCTTATAAACTCACCGAATCCTGTACCCTCATCTCGTTCACAACGCCCGCTACTGAAACGGCGTTTGATAATAATGCGAACTTCAAAATTCGTATCATCAAAAAAAGCGGTACCTCCACTACGGGCAACCACCGCATTGATGATTTCTTATTTACGGGAAATAGTACGGCTCCTACTTTCCAAACTTCGGTAAGCTCGATTGGTTCGCTTACGTACCAGGAAGGAAGTACCACCTCTCTTTCGAAATCGTTTGATTTAGATGGACGGAACCTGAGTCCGGCGGCGGGTAATATTTCCCTGATAGCTCCGGAAAACTTCGAGATTTCTCTAGATAGTACGACCTTTAGCAGTACCCTTTCGATTCCTTACACGGGCAGTGCCTTGGTTAGTAGACCGATTTACGTTCGTCTCAAATTAGGACTTCCTGTAGGGGTTTACCCTGCGTCGGGGACCAGTGATCTGACCCTTTTGGGGGGTACGGCTTCGGCGGCAGTAGCGTTGAGTGGCTACGTATCCCAGATTCCGACGGGTAACGAGCCCTGCCTGGCTCCTTCAGCACCTATTTCTTCGGTACGAGCCGGAACCGTAGGCAATGCTTTTACGGTAAGCGGACGTATCTCCGGCATTTATTCCGGAACGAACATCTACATTCAGGACGCTACGGGCGGTATTCTGATTTACGATCAGGCGGGTATTCAGCCCGAGGAACTTCAGATCGGTGACGAGGTACAAGTAACGGGTACGCTAACGTTGTACAACACGGAAAAAGAATTAACAACGCTGACTTGTTTTCAAAAGACAACGGCGGCTAATAGCCCCGTAACACCACTAGTAATTGCCAGCGGTGACCTTTGCAATCATCAGGGAGAGTTAGTAACCATCAACGAAGAGGTAACCATCACCAGTCCGGCCGGTACGACTTTCGCCGGAGCCAATACGAACTACACGCTCAGCAACGGTCTGATCATGCGGGTGCTTTCTGCCACTAATCTGTCGGGAGCTACCCGGCCTACGGGTGCATTTAAACCCACGGGAGTAGTAACGATTTTTAACAATGGTTGCCAGATTTTGCCCCGTTTTACGGATGATGTACCCGGTTCGGAGCCCTTGCAGGGCGGCAGTTGTGGTACCGCTTCGGCACCCACTGATGAAGCGAAGCTGGAAGTGACTAACTGGAACGTGGAGTGGTTAGGCAATACCGGCTACGGACCGACCAATGAAGCCTTACAGTTGGCGAATGTGAAGACGGTACTGAATGGCATTGGTTCGGACGTGTTTATGTTACAGGAAGTTTGTAGCTACAACGCCAGTAACCCGGCCGATCCCGCAACGTCCTTTGGCTCTATCATTCAGGGACTGAACCAGACGTACCCTTCGCGTCAGTACGCGGGGGAATGTTCGTCGCGTTACTCGTACTCGGAGATAGCCAATCCCGACCCGGCAGGCCAGCGGGTGTGTATCATCTACCGTACCGATCAAATTACGAAGATTTCTTCCCGCCCGATGCTGACGCAGGCTCCGGTAAGCGGATATCCCACGGGCAATGATTCCCAATTCTGGGCCTCCGGTCGATTGCCTTTCCTGTTAACGGCTGATGTAAAACTGAACGGAGCGACGGAAGCTACGCGGATGCATTTCATTAGTCTACACGCTAAATCAGGCTCCGATGTACCTTCGTACAACCGTCGGGTGTACGATTACAAGGTATTGTACGATACGCTGCAAAGCCAGTTCGCCAACGAACGGATTATCATGGCGGGCGATTTCAATGACGATGTCGATCAGTCCATCACCGGTACCAGCCAAATCAGTAGTGTGAAGGCGTTTTTGTACGCCAATCCGAACACCACGAACATCAGCGATACGCGTCCGAACGCCAACTGGAGCAGCGTTACTCAGATCTTCAGTAATTCGGGTTGTTCAAGTACGGCAAGCTATCCTGATTTCATCGATCACGTTTTTGTATCGAATGAGATTATACTGCCGGTAAGCAGTGGCCGTGCGATGGCTACCTCGGTGTCAGTTGCAGGGGTGTATTCATTACGTCCGAGCATTAGCGGATACCGGAACAACACATCGGATCACTACCCGACGTTTACTCAGCTTTCTATTGTGGAAGAAGCACCTACGCCCGTTACTTGGCTGGATTTCAAAGGGAAAATGACAGAACTGGCTCAGGTAGAACTGACTTGGTCGACGGCTAGCGAGAAAAACAATGCGTATTTTGAAATCCAGCGTAGTACCAATGCTCAGGATTTTGAATCGATTGGTACGGTAAAAGGTCAAGGGAATGTGACGCAACAAACGAATTATTCGTTTACGGACCTTACGCCCGCTGAAGGCCTGAACTACTACCGACTGAAGCAAATGGATGCCGATGGAAAATACAGCTTTTCCCGATCCATTGCCATTGAAATGTTCGGTATAATCAAGGTAGGACCCAACCCAACCACAGGTTTGTTGAAGGTAGATGGCAAACAGGTACAAAGCATTCAGGTGCGTAGCTTGATGGGCCAGTTACTGAAAAAGAGCGTGGTTAGCGAAGTGGAGTTAGGCGATTTACCTACAGGAACGTACCTGCTGGAAATTCAAACCAAAGGTCAATCGACGCTCCGTAAAATGATTATTAAGCAATAA
- a CDS encoding NIPSNAP family protein, which yields MRSAVLLLCCVGLFAAFIQPKTPAPVDTRLYEMRVYYSPEGKQPDLMARFRNHTMRIFEKHGMTNVGYFVPQHKPDSCLIYFLSYPNRAARDSSWKAFGSDPEWKKVSSESEKNGRIVSKVISKFFHTTDFSPQLQIDQKGNRVFQLRTYKTTPYNLPLLLARFRNHTTKLFEKHGMTNLVYWTEDNTDNILMYLLTQKSKEAGEAAFKAFREDPEWVSVRTASEKLANGSLTESVTSVYLVPTDFSPLK from the coding sequence ATGCGTTCTGCTGTACTTCTGCTTTGTTGCGTAGGTTTATTTGCCGCTTTCATTCAACCCAAAACTCCAGCTCCTGTGGATACCCGTCTGTACGAAATGCGGGTCTATTACTCACCCGAAGGTAAACAGCCCGACCTGATGGCCCGTTTCCGTAATCATACCATGCGGATTTTCGAAAAACACGGCATGACGAACGTGGGTTATTTCGTACCCCAGCACAAGCCGGATAGCTGTTTGATTTATTTCCTGTCGTACCCGAATCGGGCAGCCCGGGATTCGAGCTGGAAAGCGTTTGGGAGTGATCCGGAATGGAAGAAGGTCTCTTCCGAGTCTGAGAAAAATGGCCGTATCGTTTCAAAAGTGATCAGTAAGTTTTTCCATACGACTGATTTTTCCCCCCAGCTTCAGATTGATCAGAAGGGCAATCGGGTGTTCCAATTACGAACCTACAAAACGACGCCCTATAACTTGCCTTTGTTGCTGGCTCGCTTCCGGAATCATACGACTAAACTATTTGAAAAGCACGGGATGACGAACTTGGTGTACTGGACCGAAGACAATACCGACAACATCCTCATGTACCTGCTTACCCAAAAGAGTAAAGAGGCCGGAGAAGCGGCTTTTAAAGCTTTTCGGGAGGATCCCGAGTGGGTATCGGTACGAACAGCCTCGGAGAAGCTAGCCAACGGCTCACTGACCGAGTCTGTAACATCGGTATACCTCGTCCCAACGGACTTTTCACCTTTGAAATAA
- a CDS encoding carboxy terminal-processing peptidase: MKSYLLAFVPLVLLGFQPERPSVAQKLSTDQPVVLAPTASQKEVEKIVTTILSSYHYRRVPLDDSLSNKVWDNYLKEVDNGKAYLLASDVASFEKYRYQMDDYLQSGNLTPAYDLFNLFLKRFHERMQFVTKLTDKPFDFTKDESYETNRDKVSWAKTPAELDELWQKIVKSQALDYKLQGKKDTAIYRLLKERYTNLDKQTSKVKGDYVFQTFMNSFAEVIDPHTSYMAPPDASRFKDEMAQSFEGIGATLTPENDYTKVRELVPGGPAMKSGLIHENDRIVGVGQGAAGQMVDVVGWSLDDVVKLIRGPKGTTVRLNILKSDALPGSMPREIKIVRDKVKLEEGVAKAEVVPMTFEKKEYRIGIITLPGFYQNFEEMRKGDKDYNSTSRDVQRFLEQFKQAKVDGVVLDLRYNGGGSLDEAIKLTGLFIKDGPVVQVKDAMGRIDADDDPDPQQVYAGPLAVLVNRFSASASEIFAGAIQDYKRGIIIGGTTYGKGTVQQLLDLNQFLPKETDKVGLLKMTRAKFYRITGSSTQHKGVTPDIELPSRFSAEEFGESSQPTALPWDQIKPSVFTEYTNLTTNVLDKLRDRYNERFKADPDLLRLSAEVGDFLKNKDKSMISLNEATRRKELEEAKKRKEELAKLGTDKQNPYEVVLLNDKIAQLGASGGGMPGQDVASADTRQKMKENFISKFKEDAELKETTRILADWISLK; encoded by the coding sequence ATGAAAAGCTATTTGCTCGCCTTTGTGCCGCTGGTGTTACTGGGGTTTCAGCCTGAACGTCCTTCAGTAGCTCAGAAGCTTAGTACTGATCAGCCCGTCGTTTTAGCTCCCACTGCTTCTCAGAAAGAAGTCGAAAAGATTGTAACCACCATTCTTTCGTCTTACCATTATCGTCGGGTACCGCTGGATGATTCGCTTTCGAATAAAGTTTGGGATAACTATCTGAAAGAAGTTGATAATGGTAAAGCATATCTGCTGGCTTCGGACGTAGCCTCGTTTGAAAAGTATCGCTACCAGATGGACGATTACCTGCAAAGTGGTAATCTGACGCCTGCGTATGATCTCTTTAATCTCTTCCTGAAGCGTTTTCACGAACGGATGCAGTTCGTAACTAAACTGACGGATAAACCTTTCGATTTTACCAAGGACGAATCGTACGAAACCAATCGCGATAAAGTATCCTGGGCCAAAACGCCAGCTGAACTGGATGAACTTTGGCAGAAAATCGTGAAGAGCCAGGCTCTGGATTACAAGCTTCAAGGTAAGAAGGATACGGCCATTTATCGTCTGTTGAAAGAACGGTATACTAACTTGGACAAACAGACCAGCAAGGTAAAAGGCGACTACGTTTTCCAGACGTTCATGAATTCCTTCGCGGAAGTGATTGATCCGCACACGAGCTACATGGCTCCGCCGGATGCTTCGCGTTTCAAGGATGAAATGGCTCAGTCTTTCGAAGGGATTGGTGCTACACTGACCCCCGAAAACGATTACACGAAAGTACGGGAACTGGTACCGGGCGGACCCGCCATGAAAAGTGGCCTGATTCACGAAAACGATCGTATTGTCGGCGTAGGGCAGGGGGCTGCTGGCCAGATGGTTGATGTAGTCGGTTGGAGTCTGGATGATGTAGTGAAACTGATTCGTGGTCCGAAAGGAACGACGGTTCGACTGAATATTCTGAAATCGGACGCTTTGCCGGGTAGTATGCCCCGCGAGATTAAAATCGTGCGGGATAAGGTAAAGCTGGAAGAAGGCGTGGCGAAAGCTGAGGTAGTACCGATGACGTTCGAGAAGAAAGAATACCGCATTGGAATCATTACGCTGCCGGGCTTCTATCAGAACTTCGAAGAAATGCGGAAGGGCGACAAGGACTATAACTCAACCAGTCGCGACGTACAGCGTTTCCTTGAGCAGTTTAAGCAAGCCAAAGTAGACGGTGTGGTGCTGGACTTGCGTTATAACGGCGGTGGTTCACTCGATGAAGCTATCAAACTGACGGGTCTGTTCATCAAAGACGGTCCAGTAGTACAGGTAAAAGACGCCATGGGCCGGATCGATGCGGACGATGATCCAGATCCGCAACAGGTATACGCCGGGCCGCTGGCCGTACTGGTAAACCGTTTCAGTGCTTCGGCTTCTGAGATTTTCGCCGGAGCTATTCAGGATTATAAACGTGGTATCATCATTGGTGGTACGACCTACGGAAAAGGTACTGTACAGCAATTACTGGATCTGAACCAGTTTCTCCCGAAGGAAACGGACAAAGTAGGTTTACTGAAAATGACCCGGGCTAAATTCTACCGGATTACGGGTAGCAGTACCCAGCATAAAGGGGTAACGCCTGATATTGAATTACCTTCGCGTTTCAGTGCTGAAGAGTTTGGCGAAAGCTCACAACCTACGGCTCTGCCCTGGGATCAGATTAAGCCAAGCGTATTCACGGAGTACACAAACCTTACCACGAATGTGCTGGATAAACTTCGCGATCGGTACAATGAACGTTTCAAAGCTGATCCTGACTTGTTACGACTTTCGGCTGAGGTCGGAGATTTTCTAAAAAACAAGGATAAATCAATGATTTCCCTGAACGAAGCGACGCGTCGGAAGGAATTGGAAGAAGCTAAAAAACGGAAAGAGGAACTGGCGAAGCTAGGAACGGATAAGCAAAATCCTTACGAGGTAGTACTGCTCAACGACAAGATTGCTCAGTTGGGAGCTTCGGGTGGAGGAATGCCCGGTCAGGATGTGGCCTCAGCGGATACTCGTCAGAAGATGAAAGAAAATTTCATCAGCAAATTCAAAGAAGATGCCGAGTTGAAAGAGACTACGCGGATTCTAGCAGACTGGATTTCGTTGAAATAA
- a CDS encoding FKBP-type peptidyl-prolyl cis-trans isomerase: MKKSSIAILLVSCSMTAFAQAKKPAPKPAVKKPVSAATTAAGLKTPMDSVSYAIGMDMARSLKNPMLKGLNMDLVAKAIRDSKDEKYILTQDQYQATLSNFSQQMQSKQAEAQAQTQAENAKKYEPNRLAGEKFLAENKTKDSVVTTASGLEYKILKLGTGPKPALTDKVKTHYHGTLIDGTVFDSSVDRGEPISFPLNGVIQGWQEGLQLMPVGSKFRLFVPYQLAYGERNAGQIQPYSALIFDVELLEIEK; encoded by the coding sequence ATGAAAAAAAGTAGTATTGCTATTCTGCTGGTGTCATGTTCCATGACGGCCTTTGCCCAAGCTAAAAAGCCCGCCCCTAAACCTGCCGTGAAAAAGCCCGTCTCCGCGGCTACTACTGCCGCAGGGCTGAAAACGCCGATGGATTCGGTAAGTTATGCCATCGGTATGGATATGGCCCGCAGTTTGAAAAACCCGATGCTGAAAGGTCTTAATATGGACTTAGTTGCGAAAGCCATCCGGGATTCCAAAGACGAGAAATACATTCTTACCCAGGATCAGTACCAGGCTACGTTGTCAAACTTCAGCCAGCAGATGCAGTCCAAGCAAGCCGAGGCACAGGCACAAACGCAGGCTGAAAACGCTAAGAAATACGAACCAAATCGCTTGGCTGGTGAAAAATTCCTAGCAGAGAACAAAACGAAAGATAGTGTTGTTACTACAGCTAGTGGACTGGAATACAAAATATTGAAATTAGGTACGGGTCCCAAACCGGCCCTGACCGATAAAGTAAAAACCCATTACCACGGAACCCTCATTGACGGAACCGTATTTGATAGCTCCGTTGATCGGGGTGAGCCCATCAGCTTCCCGCTTAATGGCGTTATTCAGGGATGGCAGGAAGGGTTACAGTTAATGCCGGTTGGTTCAAAATTCCGATTGTTTGTTCCGTATCAGCTTGCGTACGGGGAACGAAACGCCGGTCAGATTCAGCCGTATTCAGCTTTAATTTTTGATGTTGAATTATTAGAAATTGAAAAGTAA
- a CDS encoding sialate O-acetylesterase, with protein sequence MGITPLAQAQISVTYPVPRTVTQRDNANQATLYITGKISQSVDQVQARLLTRSGEGGTKIDWQVIQNNPQNGVLNGVLKASGGRYDLEVRGMKDGAQVGSITKVEKVGIGEVFLVVGHSNAQGGDGYSHTIAYEESNQAYRDQVNTIDFRETSSNWNAYWYQTASADLLPPLAPSQLCEQCGMAPGAPRWFWGRLGEMLVQRLNVPVLFYNAAIGGTNIELTYKAAYDIPFEHGFINYNLRHPYINIRNTLKKYVPQSGIRAILSGHGVNDRGSVGKTFEEQYIKLIQKTRDELGESRLAWLVAQDCWLGGKCYGKYNPGDADNSSEHITRAQLNLVATVSDVYAGADLNTIESDGRMDNLHFNQNGQKRAAEGWVGAITEPRNNKSFLTASKPVLAKAPFQVVTPDPVNVTSLKSGAWSDPSTWNCNCVPAYTSEVTIQKDHRVSVSGVFYAKTIKNQGELVHLVN encoded by the coding sequence ATGGGAATCACTCCTCTGGCACAAGCCCAAATCAGCGTAACGTATCCGGTTCCACGTACGGTTACTCAACGCGACAATGCCAATCAGGCCACCCTGTACATCACAGGTAAAATCAGCCAATCAGTTGATCAGGTCCAAGCCCGCTTACTCACTCGCTCCGGTGAGGGAGGTACTAAAATTGACTGGCAGGTTATTCAAAATAATCCACAAAATGGCGTACTCAATGGCGTACTGAAAGCCTCCGGAGGCCGCTATGACCTAGAAGTCCGTGGGATGAAGGACGGGGCACAAGTAGGTTCCATTACGAAAGTCGAGAAAGTAGGCATTGGGGAAGTCTTTCTGGTCGTAGGTCACTCCAATGCTCAGGGCGGGGACGGTTACAGTCATACCATTGCTTACGAAGAGTCTAACCAAGCGTATCGTGATCAGGTAAATACGATTGATTTTCGGGAAACGTCTTCTAATTGGAATGCGTACTGGTATCAAACGGCAAGTGCTGATCTCTTACCTCCTTTGGCTCCTTCGCAACTCTGCGAGCAGTGTGGAATGGCTCCGGGAGCTCCCCGCTGGTTCTGGGGTCGATTGGGCGAAATGCTTGTACAACGCCTGAATGTTCCCGTACTTTTCTACAATGCAGCCATTGGTGGAACCAATATCGAGCTGACCTATAAAGCGGCCTACGATATTCCCTTCGAACACGGTTTCATTAATTATAATCTTCGTCATCCGTACATCAATATCCGCAATACGCTGAAAAAGTACGTTCCTCAATCCGGAATTCGAGCTATTCTATCCGGGCACGGAGTTAATGACCGGGGCAGCGTAGGCAAAACCTTCGAAGAGCAGTATATCAAACTCATCCAGAAGACCCGGGATGAACTAGGCGAAAGTCGGCTAGCTTGGCTGGTTGCTCAGGATTGCTGGCTGGGTGGCAAATGTTACGGCAAATACAATCCGGGGGATGCCGATAATTCTTCCGAACACATTACGCGGGCTCAGCTCAACTTAGTGGCGACGGTAAGTGATGTATACGCTGGAGCTGATCTGAATACCATTGAAAGCGATGGTCGGATGGATAACCTGCACTTCAATCAGAATGGACAAAAAAGAGCCGCTGAAGGATGGGTTGGTGCCATTACTGAACCGCGGAATAATAAATCATTCCTGACGGCGTCAAAACCGGTCTTGGCGAAGGCTCCCTTTCAGGTAGTAACGCCCGATCCCGTAAATGTTACATCACTTAAAAGTGGGGCCTGGTCTGACCCTTCGACCTGGAATTGCAATTGCGTACCGGCGTATACTTCCGAAGTCACTATTCAAAAGGATCACCGGGTTTCGGTTAGCGGCGTGTTTTATGCGAAAACCATCAAGAATCAGGGTGAACTGGTACACTTGGTAAACTAG